From one Cyprinus carpio isolate SPL01 chromosome B3, ASM1834038v1, whole genome shotgun sequence genomic stretch:
- the LOC109048209 gene encoding zinc finger and BTB domain-containing protein 17-like, with product MRNMAAVNTDPKATGEQIKAILRRCRGRPRLTDADRAQRRLESRKKYDVRRVYLGEAHRVWSELRGRTSLSDAGLAEYLILLDSAYGEKYQQKYGKRKTLPEQCSSHRKGKKVSATSLQTVVSWYQGHCQSCQHEPELRAVEPTVGLSTSALWQCVAGHSFVQNLPWPAGGESESDVEDSVMEKDEEDRPPEKKAAVSESINTQSRKLENHGQLQGMKILRCVYIVFSLMMVLEDDDHHVEHQMTCTSLSDLPGSPAAHSSPPAPSERCLSSQAEWEMEVLMDREASSQDAVRESDPVREQTDASRTLEKADSGGGLTESYGCVLVTAPLTDGQESQDGASCSREGGVEDVPSLAAAPAQSQLFESQDLQTVMGGCELPDQRSTLGGSQLIIITGPSYEALTSEGIQLNVGGGDVEEVTCTLIGDVSYNQMCQTGHSTDLAEKRLLDPGEETHCSEELQQSLSRSKRSRRGPVIEADGMLKMFHCPYEGCSQVYVAISSFQNHVNLVHRKGRTKVCPHPGCGKKFYLSNHLHRHMIIHSGVRDFICETCGKSFKRKNHLEVHRRTHTGETPLQCEICGYQCRQRASLNWHMRKHTSEALFNYTCEHCGKRFEKLDSVKFHKLKSHPDKQHT from the exons ATGCGAAACATGGCGGCGGTAAACACAGACCCCAAAGCCACCGGAGAGCAAATCAAAGCCATTTTGCGCCGCTGCAGGGGTCGCCCGAGGCTGACCGACGCGGACCGGGCTCAGCGGCGGCTCGAGTCGCGGAAGAAGTACGATGTGCGGCGCGTTTATCTGGGAGAAGCGCATCGGGTCTGGAGCGAGCTGCGCGGGCGCACGAGCCTGAGCGACGCGGGGCTCGCCGAGTATCTGATCCTGCTCGATTCTGCATATGGAGAAAAATACCAGCAGAAATACGGCAA GAGAAAAACCCTTCCTGAACAATGCAGCAGTCACAGGAAAG gGAAGAAGGTGTCTGCCACCAGTCTGCAGACCGTGGTGAGCTGGTATCAGGGTCACTGTCAGTCATGTCAGCATGAGCCTGAGCTGCGGGCCGTGGAGCCCACTGTGGGATTGTCTACATCTGCACTGTGGCAGTGTGTGGCGGGGCATTCGTTTGTGCAGAACCTGCCCTGGCCTGCAGGAGGCGAGTCCGAGTCAGACGTGGAGGACAGTGTTATGGAGAAAGATGAGGAGGACAGGCCTCCAGAGAAGAAAGCTGCTGTCAGTGAGAGTATCAACACCCAAAGCAGGAAGCTGGAAAACCACGGGCAGCTGCAGGGTATGAAAATCTTACGCTGTGTTTATATCGTATT TTCTCTGATGATG GTCTTGGAAGACGATGATCATCATGTGGAGCATCAGATGACATGCACATCCCTCAGTGATCTCCCAGGGTCCCCTGCGGCCCACAGCAGTCCTCCCGCTCCCTCTGAGCGCTGTCTGAGCAGCCAGGCCGAGTGGGAGATGGAGGTGCTCATGGACCGAGAAGCCTCGAGTCAGGATGCGGTGAGAGAGAGCGACCCTGTGAGGGAGCAGACGGACGCTTCGAGAACTTTAGAGAAGGCAGACAGCGGAGGCGGCTTGACGGAGAGTTACGGATGTGTGCTTGTCACAGCACCCTTGACGGACGGACAGGAGAGTCAGGATGGAGCCAGTTGTTCCAGAGAAGGCGGGGTGGAGGACGTTCCCTCGTTAGCAGCCGCCCCAGCGCAGAGCCAACTGTTTGAGAGTCAGGACCTGCAGACGGTGATGGGCGGATGTGAGCTGCCGGACCAGCGCTCCACACTGGGAGGATCTCAG CTGATCATAATTACGGGACCCAGTTACGAGGCTCTGACGTCTGAAGGCATTCAGCTGAACGTGGGTGGTGGTGATGTTGAGGAGGTCACATGTACACTGATCGGGGACGTGTCGTATAATCAGATGTGTCAGACAGGACACAGCACCG ATCTGGCTGAGAAGCGGTTATTGGATCCCGGTGAAGAAACCCACTGTTCAGAAGAGCTTCAGCAGTCTCTCAGTAG gtcTAAGCGGAGCCGGCGGGGTCCAGTAATCGAGGCGGACGGCATGCTGAAGATGTTCCACTGTCCGTATGAAGGCTGCAGTCAGGTGTATGTGGCTATTAGCAGTTTCCAG AATCATGTGAACCTGGTGCACAGGAAGGGCAGGACCAAAGTTTGTCCTCATCCAGGTTGCGGGAAGAAGTTTTATCTCTCCAACCATCTTCATCGGCACATGATCATACACTCAG GTGTGCGAGACTTTATCTGTGAAACGTGTGGCAAGTCGTTTAAGCGCAAGAATCACTTAGAGGTGCACAGACGAACACACACTGGAGAAACGCCGTTACA ATGTGAGATATGTGGGTATCAGTGTCGACAGCGAGCGTCACTCAACTGGCACATGAGGAAACACACGTCTGAAGCGCTTTTCAACTACACGTGCGAACACTGCGGCAAGCGCTTTGAGAAACTCGACAGTGTCAAGTTCCACAAACTCAAGAGCCATCCAGACAAACAGCACACCTGA
- the swsap1 gene encoding ATPase SWSAP1 produces MADILGVVFRRFASGTVTSDVTFPPDAEGNTLVLGDANVSRSVLFLAAVTAATDLGLKVLFFTQTPFQSLPVSLRASVPGLKLESLKNVKFVYVKTLEELVEDIASLHELASEAASPPSLIIVDGLDHYLRGSRVGPLQDDLSPVAHVAALLHDTAAFLSQILQNRADGQGLCRVMVSFQSEGEGSRDSDALAPELVLSVLDRYLQVRCTLEEVKRDGEWRVYLSVMCPSLVQQWHMVLRAGGALEFRPVFGGEQQILDQPEKHKQENERCGYN; encoded by the exons ATGGCTGATATTTTAGGAGTCGTTTTCAGACGGTTCGCGTCAGGAACTGTAACGAGTGATGTAACGTTTCCCCCTGACGCTGAAGGAAACACACTGGTGCTCGGGGATGCAAACGTCAGTAGATCTGTGTTATTTCTAGCAGCTGTGACAGCTGCCACAGATCTGGGGCTCAAAGTGCTGTTTTTCACACAGACCCCTTTTCAGTCTCTGCCGGTGTCTTTGAGAGCTTCAGTACCTGGATTAAAACTAGAGAGTCTGAAG AATGTCAAGTTTGTGTATGTGAAGACTTTGGAGGAGCTTGTTGAAGATATAGCGTCCCTCCATGAGCTGGCGTCTGAGGCTGCGTCTCCTCCCTCTCTGATTATCGTGGACGGTCTGGATCATTATCTGCGCGGGTCTAGAGTTGGACCGCTACAGGACGACCTGAGCCCCGTGGCCCACGTGGCGGCCCTCCTGCACGACACCGCTGCTTTTCTCTCCCAGATCCTGCAGAACAGAGCAGATGGCCAGGGCCTGTGCAGAGTCATGGTCTCCTTTCAGTCTGAAGGTGAAGGCAGTCGGGACAGTGATGCACTGGCACCTGAGCTTGTCCTCTCTGTGCTGGACCGTTACCTGCAGGTGAGGTGCACGCTAGAGGAAGTGAAGCGTGACGGGGAGTGGCGGGTGTATCTGTCAGTCATGTGTCCTTCGCTGGTACAGCAGTGGCACATGGTGCTGCGGGCAGGAGGTGCTCTGGAGTTCAGGCCAGTCTTCGGTGGAGAACAGCAGATTCTGGACCAGCCAGAGAAACACAAACAGGAAAACGAGAGATGTGGATACAACTAA